Part of the Pseudomonas sp. P8_241 genome is shown below.
TACTACAAGGCGTTGGTCGAAGGCTTGGCAGAAATGCCCGCGGCCGACCCCGAAGTCCGTGCGCAAATCGAAGAAGAGGCCACGCGCCTTGGCTGGCAAGCCTTGCACGACCAGTTGGCGTTGATCGATCCGGTGTCCGCCGCGCGAATACATCCGAACGATCCTCAGCGTCTCAGTCGAGCGCTGGAAGTTTATCGTGTCAGCGGTCAAAGCATGACCGACCTGCGTTTGAGACAATCTGCGCAAAGTACTGAAGCAGCCGCTTCGGGACGGCAACAATTGCCCTATACTGTCGCGAACTTGGCCATTGCTCCGGCAAATCGGCAGGTACTTCATGAGCGAATTAAACAAAGATTCACTTTAATGTTGGAACAGGGATTCATTGACGAGGTCGTAGCCCTGCGTAAGCGAAGTGACCTGCATGCCGGGTTGCCGTCTATACGTGCGGTAGGCTACCGACAAGTCTGGGATTACCTGGATGGCAAGCTGACGTCAGCCGAGATGCAGGAGCGTGGAATCATTGCCACGCGCCAGTTGGCGAAGCGCCAGTTCACCTGGTTGCGCAGTTGGGCTGATTTACATTGGCTGGACAGTCTGGATTGCGACAATCTGCCACGCGCCTTGAAATACTTGGGGACCATCTCCATATTGAGCTGAGTCCTTGCAATTGCCGTCTATCCTTGGGGGTGGGGCGGCTGAAGCCATCTGATTATCTATTTTTTATATTGAATCCTTAAAGGAGTGCGGCACATGTCAAAAGGGCATTCGCTACAAGACCCTTACTTGAATACTTTACGTAAAGAAAAAGTTGGGGTGTCCATTTACCTGGTCAACGGTATCAAGCTGCAAGGTACGATCGAATCTTTCGACCAGTTCGTTATCCTGTTGAAAAACACCGTCAGCCAAATGGTTTACAAACACGCTATCTCGACAGTGGTGCCGGTTCGTCCAATTCGTCTGCCTAGCGCAACCGAATCCGAAGCGGGTGACGCTGAGCCAGGTAACGCCTGATAGGAGTCTCCTTTGTTCTTTGAGCGCCACGGTGGTGGTGAGCGAGTAATTCTCGTTCACTTGGATGGACAGGACCCTGAGGCGCGCGAAGATCCGCAGGAGTTTCAGGAATTGGCTAATTCGGCCGGCGCCGAGACCGTTGCGTTTTTTAACGTGCCGCGTCATCGGCCAACCGCCAAATTCCTGATTGGCAGCGGCAAGGTCGAGGAGTTGCGCGACCTCGTCAAAGCCGAAGAAGCCGATCTGGTGATTTTCAATCACATCCTCACGCCCAGTCAGGAACGTAACCTCGAGCGGGTTTTCGAGTGTCGCGTGATCGACCGTACCGGTCTGATTCTCGATATTTTCGCCCAGCGCGCCCGAACCCATGAAGGCAAGCTCCAGGTAGAACTGGCCCAGCTCGACCACATGAGCACCCGGCTGGTTCGTGGCTGGACTCACCTTGAGCGCCAGGGTGGCGGTATCGGTATGCGTGGTCCGGGTGAAACCCAGCTGGAAACCGACCGCCGTTTGCTGCGGGTTCGCCTGCGACAGATCAAGGGGCGGCTGGAAAAAGTGCGTAGCCAGCGCGAACAGTCGCGACGTGGCCGATCGCGTGCGGATATTCCAACCGTGTCCCTGGTGGGGTACACCAACGCCGGTAAATCCACACTCTTCAACAACGTGACGAAATCCGACGTGTACGCGGCTGATCAGTTGTTTGCCACGCTGGATCCGACCTTGCGTCGTCTGGAACTGGACGACCTGGGGCCGATTGTCCTGGCAGACACTGTGGGTTTCATTCGTCACTTGCCCCACAAGCTGGTCGAGGCATTTCGGTCTACCCTCGAAGAGTCGAGCAATTCCGACCTGTTGTTGCACGTGATCGATGCGGCCGAACCGGATCGCCTGTTGCAGATCGAGCAGGTGATGGTGGTGCTGGGCGAGATTGGTGCCCAGGACTTGCCGATCCTCGAGGTCTATAACAAACTCGATTTGCTTGAAGGCGTTGAGCCACAAATCCAGCGCGACGAAAACGGCAAGCCCCAGCGGGTCTGGCTATCGGCGCGTGATGGCTCGGGGCTGGAATTGCTTGAGCAAGCCATTGCTGAATTACTTGGCAGTGATTTGTTTATCGGTACCTTGCGTTTGCCGCAACGATTCGCTCGACTGCGTGCGCAGTTTTTCGAACTCGGTGCGGTGCAGAAAGAAGAGCACGACGAAGAAGGCATCAGTTTGCTGGCCGTTCGTTTGCCCCGGGTCGAGTTGAATCGACTGGTAAGCCGCGAAGGATTGCAGCCGATGGAATTCATCGAGCAACACACTTTGCAATAAAAGCCTGAGAAAGCGGTTGTGCCGTGGTGACAGGCATTCTGTAGCATTGGTCGGCGCGCCGTGGGTGCGTCTTTGCTTTATCAGATGGAGAGCGCTATGGCTTGGAATGAGCCGGGTGGCAACTCGAATAATCAGGACCC
Proteins encoded:
- the hfq gene encoding RNA chaperone Hfq, encoding MSKGHSLQDPYLNTLRKEKVGVSIYLVNGIKLQGTIESFDQFVILLKNTVSQMVYKHAISTVVPVRPIRLPSATESEAGDAEPGNA
- the miaA gene encoding tRNA (adenosine(37)-N6)-dimethylallyltransferase MiaA yields the protein MSQLPPAIFLMGPTAAGKTDLAIELTKVLPCELISVDSALVYRGMDIGTAKPSKELLAQYPHRLIDILDPAESYSAADFRRDALQAMAEITARGKIPLLVGGTMLYYKALVEGLAEMPAADPEVRAQIEEEATRLGWQALHDQLALIDPVSAARIHPNDPQRLSRALEVYRVSGQSMTDLRLRQSAQSTEAAASGRQQLPYTVANLAIAPANRQVLHERIKQRFTLMLEQGFIDEVVALRKRSDLHAGLPSIRAVGYRQVWDYLDGKLTSAEMQERGIIATRQLAKRQFTWLRSWADLHWLDSLDCDNLPRALKYLGTISILS
- the hflX gene encoding ribosome rescue GTPase HflX, with the protein product MFFERHGGGERVILVHLDGQDPEAREDPQEFQELANSAGAETVAFFNVPRHRPTAKFLIGSGKVEELRDLVKAEEADLVIFNHILTPSQERNLERVFECRVIDRTGLILDIFAQRARTHEGKLQVELAQLDHMSTRLVRGWTHLERQGGGIGMRGPGETQLETDRRLLRVRLRQIKGRLEKVRSQREQSRRGRSRADIPTVSLVGYTNAGKSTLFNNVTKSDVYAADQLFATLDPTLRRLELDDLGPIVLADTVGFIRHLPHKLVEAFRSTLEESSNSDLLLHVIDAAEPDRLLQIEQVMVVLGEIGAQDLPILEVYNKLDLLEGVEPQIQRDENGKPQRVWLSARDGSGLELLEQAIAELLGSDLFIGTLRLPQRFARLRAQFFELGAVQKEEHDEEGISLLAVRLPRVELNRLVSREGLQPMEFIEQHTLQ